One window from the genome of Microbulbifer pacificus encodes:
- the rplQ gene encoding 50S ribosomal protein L17: MRHRYSGRKFSRTSSHRKAMFKNMTASLVEHELIKTTLPKAKELRRVAEPLITLAKKDSVANRRLAFARIRDKDAVRKLFDELGPRYEARPGGYIRILKCGFRAGDKAPMAYVELVDRPVAGEAVEAAEA; this comes from the coding sequence ATGCGTCATCGCTATAGTGGCCGTAAATTCAGTCGTACCAGCTCTCACCGTAAGGCCATGTTCAAGAACATGACCGCTTCTCTGGTAGAGCACGAACTGATCAAAACCACACTGCCGAAAGCCAAGGAGCTGCGTCGCGTTGCCGAGCCGCTGATCACCCTGGCCAAGAAAGACAGTGTTGCCAATCGTCGTCTGGCTTTTGCCCGTATCCGTGACAAGGATGCTGTGCGCAAGCTGTTTGACGAGCTGGGTCCCCGTTACGAAGCCCGCCCGGGCGGATACATCCGCATTCTGAAATGCGGCTTCCGCGCTGGCGACAAGGCTCCGATGGCTTACGTAGAGCTGGTGGATCGTCCGGTTGCGGGCGAAGCCGTAGAGGCTGCGGAAGCCTGA
- a CDS encoding biotin-dependent carboxyltransferase family protein produces MNLHFIQPGLQTSIQDGGRPGMLRWGVPRGGAADTFAMALANLLLTNAPTHPCIEVALTGPEIEFSGDLSIAITGAHFDLRHNGDLVPNNVVLQMKAGDRLQFGVLHSGARAYIALAAEMELPTVLDSHATHLVSAFGGYCGRAIRAGDRITLQRCRREPKRELPPGYRLNYRARPLLRVVPGCEVRYFPAAAINAFQRGDFRVSSQSDRMGIRLTGEPLSSKDVCQVISSGLCPGTVQVPPNGLPIISFVEGQTIGGYPRIAHIISADLHRLGQLQANSPLNFEMVDLGSAHKVLQKKSQLLVRLKDLLQRRR; encoded by the coding sequence GTGAACCTGCATTTCATTCAGCCCGGATTGCAGACCAGCATTCAGGATGGCGGGCGCCCGGGCATGCTGCGCTGGGGTGTGCCCCGCGGCGGCGCCGCGGACACCTTTGCGATGGCACTCGCCAATCTGCTCCTCACCAATGCGCCAACGCATCCCTGCATAGAAGTCGCACTAACCGGCCCGGAAATAGAATTTTCCGGCGATCTCTCGATTGCCATCACCGGCGCTCACTTCGATCTCCGGCACAATGGTGACCTGGTACCAAACAACGTGGTACTTCAGATGAAAGCCGGTGATCGACTGCAGTTTGGCGTTTTGCATTCCGGTGCACGCGCCTACATTGCCCTGGCAGCAGAGATGGAGCTGCCCACGGTTCTCGACAGCCACGCCACCCATCTCGTCTCGGCTTTCGGCGGTTACTGTGGACGCGCCATACGCGCCGGTGACCGCATTACACTGCAACGCTGCCGGCGAGAGCCAAAGCGGGAGCTGCCGCCGGGGTATCGCCTGAACTATCGTGCGCGACCACTGCTCCGCGTAGTGCCGGGTTGCGAAGTCAGGTATTTTCCTGCGGCGGCGATTAATGCCTTTCAGCGCGGAGATTTCAGAGTTTCATCCCAGAGTGATCGCATGGGGATACGCCTCACCGGCGAGCCCCTATCAAGCAAGGATGTATGTCAGGTAATCTCGTCCGGTCTATGCCCCGGCACCGTGCAGGTTCCCCCCAACGGTTTGCCCATTATCAGTTTTGTGGAGGGACAGACCATTGGCGGTTATCCGCGTATTGCTCATATCATCAGTGCTGATCTGCACCGACTGGGACAACTTCAGGCCAACAGTCCATTAAATTTTGAGATGGTCGACCTGGGGAGTGCACATAAAGTTCTGCAAAAGAAATCCCAACTGTTAGTGCGACTGAAAGATTTACTGCAACGCCGCCGATAA
- a CDS encoding pectinacetylesterase family protein → MIRSIRTCFIAMMFAAAGSAHAEPGDYGFWTTLGNLISPPSANNPVTAGQTQGMYPLTPDNPSFNDGFDPGDYNSWQKVDVPISSGAMCGNGSPFKFFVYRVPDTSNTLFYFEGGGACWDYESCSGQAGIRGARNPNGIPDNYVQNINLLDFQNSSNLATAAVSPLIYTHHPYNQFKTGEWNLVYVPYCTGDIYVGDKTEIYEDPTGQNPDLVWHHNGLRNVQSVVSWVKNNLQKPKQMVAAGCSAGSIGALLNYSKLRQDMAVDYGYLIDDSGPLYKAPLNSNDIDSYPSAPLHNEVLSSWTSFTPGDTTAVNPINMLASITPGFDRNELASLYSGLSAKFPGDRLGMTHFLADGNFSSYSYERFHPDIYNDPDADSRLNKLRQKWQHDTHNNLIPLLEQTPNWSYYFPMYRNFNESHCTTILDLEYGEIAEHGLVLRDFLNNVVNYQGGAPMRAYESDQVSDFENNNNWFYDLVGGLL, encoded by the coding sequence ATGATAAGAAGTATCCGCACTTGCTTTATCGCGATGATGTTTGCTGCAGCAGGCAGCGCTCATGCCGAACCTGGTGACTACGGTTTTTGGACGACCCTCGGTAATCTGATTTCACCACCGAGTGCCAACAATCCAGTGACCGCAGGTCAGACCCAGGGAATGTACCCACTCACTCCCGACAATCCCTCATTCAATGACGGATTTGATCCGGGAGACTACAACAGCTGGCAAAAGGTCGACGTCCCCATCAGCAGTGGCGCCATGTGTGGCAACGGCTCACCCTTCAAATTTTTTGTGTACCGGGTACCCGATACCAGCAATACACTGTTTTACTTTGAAGGCGGCGGTGCCTGCTGGGATTACGAAAGCTGTTCCGGGCAGGCGGGGATTCGCGGAGCGCGCAACCCAAATGGCATTCCGGATAATTATGTCCAGAACATCAACCTACTGGATTTCCAGAATTCCTCCAATCTCGCCACCGCAGCCGTATCACCGCTGATTTATACCCACCACCCCTACAACCAATTCAAAACCGGTGAATGGAATCTCGTCTATGTGCCCTACTGCACGGGCGATATCTACGTCGGTGACAAGACCGAAATTTACGAAGATCCAACCGGCCAGAACCCGGACCTGGTCTGGCATCACAACGGGTTGCGTAATGTACAGTCCGTGGTTTCCTGGGTGAAAAACAATTTGCAGAAACCCAAACAGATGGTGGCGGCCGGCTGCAGTGCCGGCAGTATCGGCGCGTTGCTGAACTATTCGAAACTGCGTCAGGATATGGCCGTGGATTACGGTTATCTCATCGACGATTCCGGTCCACTGTATAAGGCGCCCCTCAACAGTAACGATATAGACAGCTATCCATCGGCACCGCTGCACAATGAAGTGCTGAGCTCCTGGACGAGCTTCACACCCGGCGATACGACGGCCGTCAACCCCATCAACATGCTGGCGAGTATTACGCCCGGATTCGACCGCAATGAACTGGCCAGCCTGTACTCGGGGCTTTCCGCGAAATTTCCAGGGGACCGGCTGGGGATGACGCATTTCCTCGCCGATGGCAATTTCTCATCCTATTCCTATGAGCGCTTTCATCCAGACATTTACAACGATCCGGACGCGGACTCCCGTCTCAACAAGCTGAGACAGAAATGGCAACACGATACCCATAACAACCTGATTCCATTGCTGGAGCAGACACCGAACTGGAGTTACTACTTCCCGATGTATCGAAATTTCAATGAAAGCCACTGCACCACCATACTCGATCTCGAATATGGTGAAATCGCCGAGCACGGCCTTGTACTGAGGGATTTCCTGAATAATGTCGTCAATTATCAGGGCGGCGCCCCCATGCGCGCCTATGAGTCAGACCAGGTTTCCGATTTTGAAAACAACAACAACTGGTTCTACGACCTGGTAGGTGGCCTGCTGTAA
- a CDS encoding DUF1315 family protein, with amino-acid sequence MFQSLDELLQILNPQIIGSLKRAIELGKWPNGVALSAQQKLLCAEAVAYWEQKHSAPAERVGYVPPKATPCADKHDHEPVTWVKS; translated from the coding sequence ATGTTCCAGTCTTTGGATGAACTGCTGCAGATTCTCAACCCGCAAATTATCGGCAGCCTGAAGCGCGCGATCGAGCTGGGTAAGTGGCCGAATGGTGTCGCGTTGTCGGCGCAGCAAAAGCTGCTGTGCGCAGAAGCGGTAGCCTACTGGGAGCAGAAACACTCAGCGCCAGCCGAACGTGTGGGTTATGTTCCGCCAAAGGCTACTCCCTGCGCAGACAAGCACGACCACGAACCTGTTACCTGGGTGAAGTCCTGA
- the pxpA gene encoding 5-oxoprolinase subunit PxpA gives MNTPHIDINCDLGEGKSVADCERDATMMPFISRCNIACGGHAGNNTTMRLSVGHAKRNRLAIGAHPGYPDRENFGRISLAMERTALLASIREQIRALAGIAAEQQIELTHIKLHGALYNDAEADTQLAEDLVALIVREFPSLQILGLANAAMERAAQKFRQPFLREGFMDRRYLNDHQLSPRTQPGALIDDFDQCLDQVMALIHGSPFRSIDDELLLFHVDSICLHGDTPGAHSIARNLHQHLQLSGIQIRA, from the coding sequence CGTCGCTGACTGCGAGCGAGACGCAACGATGATGCCGTTCATTTCCCGCTGCAATATTGCCTGCGGCGGCCACGCCGGCAACAACACCACGATGCGACTGTCCGTTGGCCATGCAAAACGGAACCGCCTCGCCATTGGCGCCCACCCGGGCTACCCGGATCGGGAGAATTTCGGCCGCATCTCACTGGCGATGGAGCGCACCGCGCTGCTTGCGAGCATAAGAGAGCAGATCAGAGCGCTAGCGGGGATCGCCGCGGAGCAACAAATCGAGCTCACCCATATCAAATTGCACGGCGCGCTCTACAACGACGCGGAAGCCGATACACAGCTGGCGGAAGATCTCGTCGCGCTGATTGTACGAGAATTTCCCAGTCTCCAGATTCTCGGCCTCGCCAATGCCGCCATGGAGCGTGCGGCTCAGAAATTCCGCCAGCCTTTTTTGCGTGAAGGATTTATGGACCGACGCTACCTCAATGATCATCAGCTGTCGCCGCGCACACAACCTGGCGCACTCATCGATGATTTTGATCAGTGTCTGGATCAGGTGATGGCGCTGATTCACGGTTCTCCATTTCGCTCCATAGACGACGAACTCCTGCTGTTTCATGTCGACAGTATCTGCTTGCACGGCGACACACCGGGAGCCCATTCCATTGCGCGCAACCTGCACCAGCACCTGCAACTTTCCGGCATTCAGATTCGCGCATGA
- the pxpB gene encoding 5-oxoprolinase subunit PxpB, producing MNDRVELQPNGDSALDIRFHELVSATLSEFIIALAQVIEDASLVAVTELVPAYQCLTVCFDPLRLTCDAHGAPDLPAFQETLRKLVEETQIQPSSAQRARMLIRIPVCYDMEFATDMDTLCTYSGLTAAEIIARHTAPRYLVHMLGFTPGFLYLGGLDPMLHCPRKQRPELRVPAGSVGIGGSQTGIYPQATPGGWHIIGRTPLALFRPHQKPSFIARPLDGIQFTPISREQFAAIDPLSPPEQILLNARDAKELRR from the coding sequence ATGAACGATCGTGTTGAGTTACAGCCGAATGGCGATAGTGCACTGGACATTCGCTTTCACGAGCTGGTCTCCGCAACACTGAGCGAATTCATTATCGCTCTGGCGCAGGTAATTGAAGACGCGTCACTTGTTGCCGTCACTGAGCTGGTACCCGCCTACCAGTGCCTCACAGTCTGCTTCGACCCGTTGCGGCTTACCTGCGATGCACACGGGGCACCAGACCTGCCCGCTTTCCAGGAAACACTGAGAAAGCTGGTTGAAGAAACGCAGATACAACCCTCTTCTGCCCAGAGAGCGCGAATGCTCATCAGGATACCGGTCTGTTACGACATGGAGTTTGCAACGGACATGGATACTCTGTGCACTTATAGCGGTCTCACTGCAGCAGAGATCATCGCTCGACACACGGCACCCCGGTACCTGGTGCATATGCTTGGCTTTACACCGGGATTTCTGTATCTCGGTGGGCTGGACCCGATGCTTCACTGCCCCCGCAAACAACGTCCGGAGTTGCGGGTACCCGCCGGCTCAGTGGGAATCGGCGGTAGCCAGACGGGCATATATCCGCAGGCCACACCGGGAGGCTGGCACATCATCGGCCGTACACCACTGGCGCTGTTCCGCCCACATCAAAAACCTTCGTTCATCGCGCGGCCATTGGACGGTATCCAGTTTACCCCTATTTCCAGAGAGCAGTTTGCGGCGATAGATCCTCTCAGCCCACCGGAACAAATATTGCTGAATGCCCGCGATGCGAAGGAACTCCGACGGTGA